The Sminthopsis crassicaudata isolate SCR6 chromosome 5, ASM4859323v1, whole genome shotgun sequence genome contains the following window.
CTTCTTGGAGATGAGACTTTTTTTTGCTAGGACATGAAGAAATTCAAGCCAAGAGATAACATGCCAGATAGTTTTggtttttagattttattttattgaaggcTAGTATTAAAACAACAAGCTTTATCCTACTTAGATGGGACGTGTGTGATCTttaactgagataatatttgctcAGTGATCTCATAGAATTAGCAGACTGACCGTTCTCCAGCAATTTCTATTGATCGTCCTTGACAATTCCAATGCGTTTGCTTTTGGTCAGGGGGCAGATATATATGGGGAAAGGCCAAGAATATTATAGCTGGCAACCGAGTCAGCCCTCCTTTTACTATGGATGGAAAAACTGAGGACCATAAAAACCAAGTTACTTGTACAAAGTTTTAAAAGCAGGAAATAAGGAGTTGGGGGTAGCattcgaatccaattcttctggtTTGGGAATCTATTCTTTTCCTTATACCACTGCACAAGAGGAGGGTGTAATTGGATGAGTCCATATATaaataggtatgtgtgtgtgtgtgtatgtgtgtgtatgtgtgtgtgtgtgtgtgtgtgtgtgtgtgtgtgtgtgtgtgtgtgtttccattCTGGGCTTCTGGGAGCTAAGTGGAAGCTAGTCGGGAAAGAGAGGTATAGTGTTATTTTAACTACGAAGTGTGGCGTCCATCCCGGATGCCACTTAGGAAACATCAAAAAAAGGCCATTTAAAGACAGCCCTCCACCTTTCTCTCTCAGAAAACTTATTTCTTTCCCCTGCTTTACATGCCCCGCTGCCCAGAGATAACTTCTGCCTTTGGAAAAACCTGTTTTGCCCAGGTCAGTAGCTCGAACGGGCAGAGTCCAGGTATCCTGGACAAATGCGGATTTGGAGCAATTATTCGGTGAATTCCTCGCGCTCTGCAGGCTGGCTGAATTCATCCAACTGCGGCTTAGCTCTCTACTTCCCTCTTCACTAAGTAGGCAGGACCACAAAGTGGTGGGCATTTTGTTTTCCCCTCCTAAACGCCCTCCTTCCCGAGGGAAAACAACTCGGGCTCGGAGAGTCTTTAGTGATTAAGTAACCCACAGGGACAAGGAAGGAGTCTCCGGCCGGGCCCAGGGTCCCCGGCTCCCATCTCTCCCGCTGCGCAATATGCACGAGAGGGAAGGCTCTGGGCTaaaggagaaggggggggggggggaaggactCTCGGAGACTCGAGAAGAGCGCGTTGGATCACTTCGTGACAAGTAGACTGCTTCCAATTTCCTGTCATATATCTCAAAAGAAGGGGCGTAAATTGGGGATTCCGGGCGCGCTCTTTGCTGAAGTCCCTGCCTGCTGCGCCGAGCCTCACATAAGATCTGGCCCCAGCCCTTCTCCGTCTGCGAAAATCCCCACTCCTtttggagagggagagacacCTTCCCGGCCGCAGGGGTCCTTCTTCCTTCCCGCCCTCTGCTCATCCCAGCCCAGCCCACCCAAAGGCTCTGGATCTTTGCGTCCGGACGCTGCGACAATCTGGAAAGGCCTCCCCGACTGTGCTTTCACCCCACACCTCTTCCCCCAAAGGCCTAACGCATCACCGCCCAGACCAGCAATGAAACCAGAGGATGCTTTCTCCGCTTATCCGTGCACCCCAAAATCCCTTTTCCGGGGGGACTCTTTCGGCCCGGACTCTAGAACAATTCACCTAAACTATTCGCTGTTATACCACCGGTTCCTGTCTCACACAGCACCGAAATCCCTGTAGAAAATGCCCACCAGGTGAAGAGGAGGGAGGTGGCTTTGGGAAGTGCACTAAATTTCCctgcctccccaccccccacccctcaCCTCGAAACATCTTCCCTAACTTTGCTTTTTTGCTCCATCTCCGCTTGGCGATGTCTAGCCTCTAAATCTCCCAAAATCTCCCTTTCCCAACGACAGGGTCCCCAGTTCTGCAACTCCCCTAGTAGCCCCGCTCCTTCTCTTTCGAGGTGCCCCCCCACCTTTCAGGCAGCCACCCCCGACTCCTGCCCAGCCCCAGCTCCCCCAGCTGTTTATTCAGCGCCGTGCGCGGCACGCGCCAGGCGCACGCACTGCAACAACAAACCTGGTGAATGGAGAGTTTGCAAGGAATCGGGCGGCGCGAGGGctggggcggggaggggggccgggaaaggggggggaggagagagcagTTTGGGGAgtgggtgggaggagggagggagagaggagggggtggagtggGGGCCGGAGCTGCCGCTGCTGTTGCGAGCAGCGGGAGTGGGGGGCGAGGCGGGGCCAGGGAGAGCGCGTGGGGCTGTGTGTCCCATTGAAAAGGCGGTCGCACTCCGGACCGTGAGCACTCACTTCAAGCCAGGGAACGTGGAAGGCGCCAGGGGAGGGAGAGcgaggaaaaataaaagagagagagagaaattaaaaagggGGCCGGAGCACGACTGCAGGAAGCGGAGACGGACACCTAGCCAGAGCGTGGAGCTCTCCGGGAAGAGAAGGGGGACAGGAGGAGAGACGAGGAGAAGCACGGAGAGAGGCGAGCAGGCAGGCTCCTCACccgcttgccttttttttttttttttttttttttttttttctttttgcaagaaGGAGCAGCTAGCGGCAGCCTCACACGCGAGCGCCACGCGAGGCTCCCGAAGCCAACCCgcaaagggaggaggggagggagaaggaggaggaggagcggtGGGAGGCGGAGGGAAGACATTGCCACCTTCCATTTCCCCCACCCTCAGGagtctcctctttttttttctttttctttttcttccttccttttttttcttttttctttttttaatttcgcCCCGAACACCTTCTTTTCCGTCGCTTTCCTCGCTTCCTTTGCGTTTGTCTCCGGCGCCTCCGCTTTCCCTCTGCCCCCTCCTCCCCGCGGCACCCCTCCTCTCCGTCCCTCCCTGTCCCGGCTTCCACATCTCCTGGCGGCCCATGGAGAGCCCCTCCAAGATGGAAAGCGCCGGGGTCAGccagcagccgccgccgccgcctccgccgCAGCCCCAGGCGCAGCCGCCCCAAGCCCAGCCGCCCCAGCCGTTCCTGCAGCCCGCCGCCTGCTTCtttgcggcggcggcggcggcggcggcggcagcagcggcggcggccgCCCAGAGCGCGCAGCAGcagcccccgccgccgccgcagcaGCCGCCGCAGCCCCCGCCGCCGCAGCAGCAGCTGAGCCCGGCCGACGGCCAAGCCTCGGGGGGCGGTCACAAGTCAGCGCCGAAGCAAGTGAAGCGGCCGCGCTCGTCGTCGCCCGAGCTGATGCGCTGCAAGCGGCGCCTCAACTTCAGCGGCTTCGGCTACAGCCTGCCCCAGCAGCAGCCGGCCGCCGTGGCCCGGCGCAACGAGCGCGAGCGCAACCGCGTCAAGCTGGTCAACCTGGGCTTCGCCACGCTGCGGGAGCACGTCCCCAACGGCGCGGCCAACAAGAAGATGAGCAAGGTGGAGACTCTGCGCTCGGCCGTCGAGTACATCCGCGCCCTGCAGCAGCTCCTGGACGAGCACGACGCCGTGAGCGCGGCCTTCCAGGCCGGCGTCCTGTCGCCCACCATCTCTCCCAACTACTCCAACGACTTGAACTCAATGGCCGGCTCCCCGGTCTCGTCCTACTCGTCCGACGAGGGCTCCTACGACCCGCTCAGTCCAGAGGAACAAGAACTTCTGGACTTTACAAACTGGTTCTGAACGCCTTCTGCAGCCCAGGCCCGAGGGAAAGCCAACTTTGGGAGCAGGCAAGTTTCATGGGGCGCGCGCGTGTGTTTATGTTCCATCCCTCGACATCCACCACTTCGGCTTGTATGTAGGGGGGGGGGGGTCTCCAATAAGGTTTTGTAGCGTCTGTGTTTGTTAAGTGAGAGGGGAGCGGAGAGCTCCatcacttgtgtgtgtgtgtgtgtgtgtgtgtgtgtgtgtgtgtgtgtgtgtgtgcgcgtgtgtgtgtgcgcgcgcgcagaAGCCAGGGGACCACCAGTACGGTGCGCGTGTGCTTGTGTGTAGATGGGAGTTGCTTTTCATCTCCATCGCATCTCCTCCGTTTTGGGATGTGTGTGTAAAGGGAGAAGTTCTAGCTCGATGCGCTGGAGCTCTTCCCGGCCGCTGGTGTTGGAGGACGAGGGGTGCAGGGACACCGAGGCAGAGGGGGGAGGAGTGATGCGGCCGGGGGCTGGAAAAGGGTGCCTTGCTGCCTGCCTGGCTGCGCTGGGTCGCCCAGGGAGTATTGGAAGAAGAGCCCGAGCTGTCAAAGCCCTCGGCGCATCCATCTGCCTCTCTTCCCCCTGCCTCCCCCACCGCCCGGCCCCCTACTGGGTCTCATCAGCCGAGTCTCCACACTGACCTCTCCTGTTGTTGTCATGTTACAGGGTGACCGGAGAGAACCTGCCTctttagcattttgttttctccgCCAGCGACACTGGGAGGAAGAAGACGAAATCGGCTCCCCTTCCTccaaacagacaaaaaaacaaaaaaacaacagcaacgcCTTGCCTAAAGTTGCGTGTCTCCACCCCGCCCCCCCAAGATGCCCCGAAGTACGGCTATTACTTCGCTACTATCTTTGCACCACGATTCCTGAAGAGGAGGATGAACATTGACTTAAGGGCCTCCGTTGTGGGGGGCGGGGTTGTGTGCAGAGAAGCCTATGAGCGGCCCAGTGGCAATGGAGtcagaagggggggaggggagatagcACATGTTTATCGTATACATATGAACGCTAACATACAAGCCTAAAGCACCCCCCCACTACGCCCCCGTCCCAGACCCCGAACTCATCACCCAAAGTACACTTCTTAATCCTTCACGAATGGATGCCGGTGGTCCTTCCTCTTTGACTCACTATGGACCTACATTTACTTCCCCCATCAATTTGTCTGCAATGAAACTATGCTGTATTCAAAGAGTCCTTTGAAATCACCCTCTCCTagtcctcccttccccctcctgaCTCAGACCCCCCCTTCTTTCCTTGACATCTTTTCTACCGTATTCATCTTAAAATGCTTCCAatcttttgtgaatttttttttttattatgagaaAATCTATTTGTATCTATCCTAACCAGTTTGGGGatatattaagatatttttgtatataagagagaaagagagagagaaaagagatttatagaagttttgtacaaatgttttaaaatgtgtatatctTGATACCTTAATATGTGATGCTTATTACCTCTGCCTGTTTTAGATAAGTAGTCACCACCACAACTGCCATCTTTTGTATATGGTTGTGTAAAGGACCCTCCTTACAGGTGGGATGGAGAGGCTGCCGGATGTACTTTAGCACCAATGTGTCTTACTTTATAGAAACTTTGTTAATGTATTAATAATGTTAAACCCTGTTGGAGGAGGGGACGAAGTTTATGCAGCTATTGTCCAAAcgcgcaaaaaaaaaaaaaaaaaaaaaaaaatggtagccATTGGTTTTCCTATTGCTGCCTTGTTTTGGGAGAACTTAAGACCACTGCctatttttcttactgttttattACAAACTTACAAAGTTCCTGTATAACCCTGTTTTATACAAACTAGTTTCGTAATAaaactttttggttttgtttttgtttttttaaagaaatgatcctATGCTTCTCAAAGTTACTGATGTGCCCATGTCTATGGTCTGCAGCGAAGGGAAGGGAAGCCAAGGGACTGGGGTGAGGAAGGTAGAGGGTAGATTTGGTACCAAACATATTaagtggcaaagatgacaaagatAAGTGCTACCTTAGCCAGTATGTCGTATCTGTGATAAATGTGAGGACAAAAGATACCTAACAGTTGTGTTCTTGCTCTTCTATtctgcaaatacacacacacacacacacacacacacacacacacaccaagagAATAGGGGATGATTAATAGCTTCATTGTCCTTGAGTGAAATCACTGCACGTTAAATAATTCCCCCAAAAGAATAAGCTTGGAAAAGAGGGCGCTCCATCCCACATTTTTCATCCCTCTCCTGTGCTTCTAACTTCTCATTGTGTCTCCAATGAATTGATCTATGAAATGTAGAGAAAAAGActaaggggaggagaggggaaccCATGGTAAAAGCAAGCTTTCTTGTTTTGGGTGtggttccccctcccccccaaatacCAAACACACACTTTCTAGCTTTTG
Protein-coding sequences here:
- the ASCL1 gene encoding achaete-scute homolog 1, which encodes MESPSKMESAGVSQQPPPPPPPQPQAQPPQAQPPQPFLQPAACFFAAAAAAAAAAAAAAAQSAQQQPPPPPQQPPQPPPPQQQLSPADGQASGGGHKSAPKQVKRPRSSSPELMRCKRRLNFSGFGYSLPQQQPAAVARRNERERNRVKLVNLGFATLREHVPNGAANKKMSKVETLRSAVEYIRALQQLLDEHDAVSAAFQAGVLSPTISPNYSNDLNSMAGSPVSSYSSDEGSYDPLSPEEQELLDFTNWF